Sequence from the Nocardia brasiliensis genome:
TCGGCATCCTGCAGACCGTCCTGTTCGCGCCAGAGGATCTGGCCCTGGTTCGTGGCGACCCCGGCGAGCGGCGCCGGTTCATGGACGAGTTGTGCACAACCCGGCTGCCCAGGCTGGCCGCGGTCCGCAGCGATTACGACCGCGTGCTGCGGCAGCGCTCCGCCCTGTTGAAATCCGCTGGGCGCCAAGCCAGATCGAAGGCTGACCTGGGCACCCTCGACGTGTGGGACGGGCACCTGGCCACCCATGCCTCGGTGCTGCTGGCCCACCGGCTGCAGCTGGTGCACGAGCTGTATCCACATCTCGCGACGTCCTACGCCTCGATCGCACCCGAATCCCGGCCTGCCACAATCGGTTACCGCAGCGCCACGCTGCCGCCCGAATTCCTCGATCCCGCAAGGGAACCCCAGCCCGACGACACCGAGGCGCTGGAGGCCGTCATGCTGCGCGAACTCGCGGCAGCGCGGCCGAAGGAGCTGGAACGCGGTGTGTGCCTGGTCGGTCCGCATCGTGACGAGCTCGACCTGAACCTCGGCGCCGCGCCCGCCAAGGGCTTCGCCAGCCACGGCGAGTCCTGGTCTTTCGCGCTGGCGCTTCGGCTCGCCGCGTTCGAGCTGTTGCGCGCCAACGGATCCGAGCCGGTCCTGTTGCTCGACGACGTGTTCGCCGAGCTCGATCGGCGCAGGCGCACCGCACTGGCCGCGGTCGCGGCCGGCGCGGAGCAGGTGTTGATCACCGCCGCCGTGCCGGAGGACGTGCCTGCCGAGCTCGCCGCCGAGCCGCTGCGGGTGGAGACCAGCGGCGGACCGGACGGACGCACCTCGCAGATCGGCGCGCCCGTCACACCCCCGCAGTGACAAGCGCTTTCGCGTCCCGACGGACCCGCACAGGCAAACACATTCGAATTTCTGCACAGGTTTTCCTGTTATCAACAGGTTCCTGTGGAGAACGCGCCGAGTGGAACGTCCGTGCTGGTGCGGCGCACCTCGGCGCACGGTGGTCGTCGGTGCCCTGTCGTACAGTGACTCAGGCCGTGACCGACCAGAGCGTGAGGAGCCGTGGTGACCGATCAACCGCAGCCGGGCGCCGAGCCGGCGGGACCGCAGCCGGAGTTGCGCGGTATAGACCTGGCCAGGCGCGCGCTCGAGGAGGCCCGCGCGGCCGCGAAAGCGAGTGGCAAGTCCGTCGGACAGGGACGTTCCTCGCCGCAGCGTCGGCTCCGGTCCGGCCCACGGCGCCGATCCGGCTGGTCGGGGGCAGGCCCTGATTCGCGTGATCCACAGACCTTCGCGTCGCTGACCGGCGCGCTGGCCAAAAGCCGTGGCTGGTCGGCCAAGGTGGCCGAGGGCATGGTGTTCGGTCGCTGGGCGGGCGTGGTCGGTGAGGACATCGCCGCGCACGCCACCCCGATCACCCTCAAGGACAACGTGCTGAGCATCGCCGCGGAATCGACCGCATGGGCAACCCAGCTGCGCATGCTGCAGAGTCAGATCCTGGCGAAGATCAACGCCGCGGTCGGACCCGGCGTGGTGACCTCGCTGAAGATCACCGGCCCCGCGGCGCCCAGCTGGCGCAAGGGTGAGCGCCACATCAAGGGCCGCGGACCGCGCGATACCTACGGATAGGTCGTCGCGTTCCACGTGAAACGCTGTCGGATCGCTCGCGGGGACAACCGATTTCGTCAATGTGACGGAAGTTCGCCGAGTCTCGCGACCGCCGGGGCGGTCCGGCTAGGCTCGACCTGTCGTGCCCACTGACGCGCTTCGCGCGGGGATCTCGCCATGACGCGATCCGGCTCGGGCGGGGATGGGTAACCCGTCGGCTACCGTCCGCGACTCGGAATGCGGTCGCGCACCGTCGCTGTCTCGCGACCGGTTCGGCAGGCGCGGGACGGGCACCGTCCGATTGCTCTCAGAGTCGAGCGAAAGCAGCAAAAGGCGGAACTGACTCGCGACGGTCCGATTTCTCGCATTCACGGAGCTGTCAGGGGTGTCGTAGGTGCGTTGTAGGTTGGCTGTACCAGTAGGATGGAGACGTAACTAGCGGCGATCACCTTCGGCGCGTTCCGTACAGCTCGCGTGGCCCCGCCTTTCCCCAGTGGAATGTCCAGGGACCAGCGTGTGCTGTGCAGTGCCTCGCCAGGAGGATCAGCAAGTAAGGAGAGCTACCGACCAGTGGCTGCCAACGACTCCAACGCATCGGGCTCGACCAACGCTAACTCGGGCAAGGCGGACTACGGCGCCTCGTCCATCACGGTCCTCGAAGGACTCGAGGCGGTCCGCAAGCGTCCCGGCATGTACATCGGATCCACCGGTGAGCGTGGTCTGCACCACCTGATCTGGGAGGTCGTCGACAACTCGGTCGACGAGGCGATGGCCGGCTACGCGTCCAAGGTCGAGGTGACCCTGCTCGCCGATGGTGGCGTCGAGGTGGTCGACGACGGCCGCGGTATCCCGGTGGCGATGCACGCCCAGGGCGTGCCGACCATCGAGGTCGTCATGACCCAGCTGCACGCGGGCGGCAAGTTCGACTCCGACTCCTACGCGGTGTCCGGTGGTCTGCACGGCGTCGGTATCTCCGTGGTGAACGCGCTCTCCTCCCGGCTGGAGGCGGAGATCCACCGCGACGGCTACCACTGGAGCCAGTCGTACAAGGACTCGATCCCCGGCAAGCTGGTGCAGGGTGAGGCGTCCAAGCAGACCGGCACCACGATCCGGTTCTGGGCGGACCCGGAGATCTTCGAGACCACGACCTACAACTTCGAGACGGTCGCGCGCCGCCTGCAGGAGATGGCGTTCCTGAACAAGGGACTCACCATCACCCTCACCGACGAGCGGGTCAGTGAGTCCGAGATCACCGACGACGTGGTCAGCGAGACCGCGGAGGCGCCGAAGCACGTCGAGACCGACGCCGAGGTGGCCCCGGCCGAGCACAAGGTCAAGACGCGGACCTACCACTACCCGGGTGGTCTGGAGGACTTCGTCCGCCACATCAACCGCACCAAGCAGCCGATCCACAACTCGGTGGTCGGGTTCACCGGCAAGGGCACCGGCCACGAGCTGGAGGTCGCCATGCAGTGGAACTCCGGCTACTCGGAGTCGGTGCACACCTTCGCGAACACCATCAACACCCACGAGGGCGGCACCCACGAGGAAGGCTTCCGCGCGGCGCTGACCACGGTGGTCAACAAGTACGCCAAAGACAAGAAGCTGATCAAGGAGAAGGACGGCAACCTCACCGGTGACGACATCCGTGAGGGCCTGGCCGCGATCGTCAGCGTGAAGGTCTCCGAGCCGCAGTTCGAGGGCCAGACCAAGACCAAGCTGGGCAACACCGAGGTCAAGTCGTTCGTGCAGAAGGCGTGCAACGAGCACCTCACGCACTGGTTCGAGGCCAATCCGGCCGACGCGAAAACCATTGTGAACAAGGCGGTCTCGTCCGCACAGGCCCGCGTGGCCGCGCGCAAGGCGCGTGAGCTGGTGCGCCGCAAGTCCGCCACCGACCTCGGCGGCCTGCCGGGCAAGCTGGCCGACTGCCGCTCCAAGGATCCGAGCAAGTCCGAGATCTACATCGTCGAGGGTGACTCCGCAGGCGGCTCGGCCAAGTCCGGTCGCGACTCGATGTACCAGGCGATCCTGCCGTTGCGCGGCAAGATCATCAACGTCGAGAAGGCGCGCATCGACCGAGTCCTCAAGAACAACGAGGTCCAGTCGATCATCACCGCCTTCGGCACCGGTATCCACGACGAGTTCGACATCGCCAAGCTGCGGTATCACAAGATCGTGCTGATGGCCGACGCCGACGTCGACGGCCAGCACATCGCGACACTGCTGCTCACGCTGCTGTTCCGGTTCATGCGTCCGCTGGTCGAGCAGGGGCACGTGTACCTCGCGCAGCCGCCGCTGTACAAGCTCAAGTGGCAGCGCGCCGATCCCGAGTTCGCCTACTCCGACCGCGAGCGCGACGGTCTGCTCGAGGCGGGTCTCGCGGCGGGCAAGAAGATCAACAAGGACGACGGCGTGCAGCGCTACAAGGGTCTGGGCGAGATGAACGCCAAGGAGCTGTGGGAAACCACCATGGATCCGACGGTGCGCGTGCTCAAGCTGGTCACCCTGGACGACGCGGCCGCGGCCGACGAGCTGTTCAGCGTGCTGATGGGCGAGGACGTGGAGGCCCGCCGCAGCTTTATCACCCGTAATGCCAAGGACGTTCGCTTCCTCGACGTATAAGCCGGTGCGTTTGCCCGCCGGGTGCACACCCGCGCGGCCCCGCGACCGCACCGCCCGCTAAGGAGACTTGATGACCGACACGACGCTGCCTCCGTTCGGAGGCTCCGGCGGCGACCGGATCGACCCGGTCGACATTCAGCAGGAAATGCAGAACAGCTACATCGATTACGCGATGAGCGTGATCGTCGGCCGCGCGCTGCCCGAGGTGCGCGACGGCCTGAAGCCGGTGCACCGGCGGGTGCTGTACGCGATGTACGACAACGGGTACCGGCCCGACCGCGGCTATGTGAAGTCCGCGCGCCCGGTCGCCGAGACCATGGGTAACTACCACCCGCACGGTGACGCCTCTATCTACGACACCCTCGTGCGCATGGCGCAGCCGTGGTCGCTGCGCTACCCGCTGGTCGACGGCCAGGGCAACTTCGGTTCGCGCGGCAACGACGGCGCCGCCGCCATGCGCTACACCGAGTGCAGGCTGACGCCGCTGGCGATGGAGATGCTGCGCGAAATCGACCACGAGACAGTCGATTTCATCCCGAACTACGACGGTCGCTCGCAGGAGCCGACCGTGCTGCCGAGCCGGGTGCCCGCGCTGCTGATGAACGGCAGCAACGGCATCGCGGTGGGCATGGCGACCAACATCCCGCCGCACAACCTCACCGAGTTGGCCGAGGCGATCTACTGGGCGCTGGACAACCACGACGCTGACGAGGAAGCCACGCTCGCCGCCTGCATGGAGCGGGTCAAAGGCCCGGACTTCCCGACCCACGGCCTGATCGTGGGCAGCCAGGGCATCCACGACGCCTACACCACCGGGCG
This genomic interval carries:
- the gyrB gene encoding DNA topoisomerase (ATP-hydrolyzing) subunit B produces the protein MAANDSNASGSTNANSGKADYGASSITVLEGLEAVRKRPGMYIGSTGERGLHHLIWEVVDNSVDEAMAGYASKVEVTLLADGGVEVVDDGRGIPVAMHAQGVPTIEVVMTQLHAGGKFDSDSYAVSGGLHGVGISVVNALSSRLEAEIHRDGYHWSQSYKDSIPGKLVQGEASKQTGTTIRFWADPEIFETTTYNFETVARRLQEMAFLNKGLTITLTDERVSESEITDDVVSETAEAPKHVETDAEVAPAEHKVKTRTYHYPGGLEDFVRHINRTKQPIHNSVVGFTGKGTGHELEVAMQWNSGYSESVHTFANTINTHEGGTHEEGFRAALTTVVNKYAKDKKLIKEKDGNLTGDDIREGLAAIVSVKVSEPQFEGQTKTKLGNTEVKSFVQKACNEHLTHWFEANPADAKTIVNKAVSSAQARVAARKARELVRRKSATDLGGLPGKLADCRSKDPSKSEIYIVEGDSAGGSAKSGRDSMYQAILPLRGKIINVEKARIDRVLKNNEVQSIITAFGTGIHDEFDIAKLRYHKIVLMADADVDGQHIATLLLTLLFRFMRPLVEQGHVYLAQPPLYKLKWQRADPEFAYSDRERDGLLEAGLAAGKKINKDDGVQRYKGLGEMNAKELWETTMDPTVRVLKLVTLDDAAAADELFSVLMGEDVEARRSFITRNAKDVRFLDV
- the recF gene encoding DNA replication/repair protein RecF (All proteins in this family for which functions are known are DNA-binding proteins that assist the filamentation of RecA onto DNA for the initiation of recombination or recombinational repair.); this encodes MFVRALSLRDFRSWHHAELELSPGRTVFLGSNGNGKTNLIEAIGYLATLGSHRVSADAPMIRIGTERARIGASVVNTGRELRIDVELNQGSANRAQINRSPVRRTREILGILQTVLFAPEDLALVRGDPGERRRFMDELCTTRLPRLAAVRSDYDRVLRQRSALLKSAGRQARSKADLGTLDVWDGHLATHASVLLAHRLQLVHELYPHLATSYASIAPESRPATIGYRSATLPPEFLDPAREPQPDDTEALEAVMLRELAAARPKELERGVCLVGPHRDELDLNLGAAPAKGFASHGESWSFALALRLAAFELLRANGSEPVLLLDDVFAELDRRRRTALAAVAAGAEQVLITAAVPEDVPAELAAEPLRVETSGGPDGRTSQIGAPVTPPQ
- a CDS encoding DUF721 family protein; its protein translation is MTDQPQPGAEPAGPQPELRGIDLARRALEEARAAAKASGKSVGQGRSSPQRRLRSGPRRRSGWSGAGPDSRDPQTFASLTGALAKSRGWSAKVAEGMVFGRWAGVVGEDIAAHATPITLKDNVLSIAAESTAWATQLRMLQSQILAKINAAVGPGVVTSLKITGPAAPSWRKGERHIKGRGPRDTYG